The Haloterrigena turkmenica DSM 5511 genome includes the window GGGACGTCGACTCCGCGGACGAACTCTCGGACGAGTTCGTCGACGCGCTCGAAGAGCAGACCGACCAGTTCCTCGAGCTGTCCCAGTCGGTCGAGGACCAGACGGTCCAGAACGTCGACGAGCTCTCGAGTCAGCTCGAGGAGCAACTCGAGCGGACCCGAGAACTGCAGGATCAGTTCGAGGAGCAACTCGAGCGCCAGACCGACGACGCCGCGGAGCTGCTCGACCGCCAGGCCGAACAGATCGAAGAGTTCCAGCAGCAACTCGAGGAGCAGGCCGAAGAAGCGACGCAGCAGATCACGGCAGAGACGAAGATCGAGACCGATCCGGAGCATACGCTCGAAGCCGTCGCCGGAATCGATGCGGACGTCCGGGAGCAACTCGCCGACGCCGGCATCGCGACGGTCGACGATCTCGTGCGCGCCGATGCCGAGACCGTCGCCGAGGCCGCCGACGTCTCGGAAAGCGACGCCGAAGAGTGGATCGACCAGGCCGAAGCCTGAGCACGGTTTTCCGCGCCGAGACCGTTCGTCCACTCATGCTCGTTCTCGGCGATGCCCACGCGTCCGAGCCGGACCGCCGCGAGACCCTTCTCGAACTGTATCGCACCGTCGAACCCGACCGCGTGTTACAGCTCGGCGACCTCGAGTACTACGACCTCCCGGCGCCGACGTGGTTCGTCGCGGGTAACAACGAGGACCTCGACGTCATCGAAGCGCTGCGCGCCGGGGAGGACCCGCCCGAGGCAAGCGATGTCCACCTGCTCGCGAGCACCGTCGCGTCCGTCGACGGGCTCCGCGTGGCCGGCCTCTCGGGGAACTACGCGCCGACGAAGTACGACTGTTCGCGCGACGAACTCGAGGGAGACCGTCGCCGACACTTCACCCGCGACGACGTCGAGCGAGCGGCCGAACTGGACGACGTCGACGTCCTGCTCACCCACGAGGCCCCGACCGGG containing:
- a CDS encoding helix-hairpin-helix domain-containing protein — translated: MFDVQRTAVKGSQQLFKQGLSAQSNVDTMALTGLKGQESLQRQQLELAQAATHSYVNATTALFPGDESTDAHRTVDETFAQLKTNHAEFYDALERELERDVDSADELSDEFVDALEEQTDQFLELSQSVEDQTVQNVDELSSQLEEQLERTRELQDQFEEQLERQTDDAAELLDRQAEQIEEFQQQLEEQAEEATQQITAETKIETDPEHTLEAVAGIDADVREQLADAGIATVDDLVRADAETVAEAADVSESDAEEWIDQAEA
- a CDS encoding metallophosphoesterase family protein yields the protein MLVLGDAHASEPDRRETLLELYRTVEPDRVLQLGDLEYYDLPAPTWFVAGNNEDLDVIEALRAGEDPPEASDVHLLASTVASVDGLRVAGLSGNYAPTKYDCSRDELEGDRRRHFTRDDVERAAELDDVDVLLTHEAPTGLLSYGYDPGCEHVDALLEALSPSLCLVGHHHRHREAELAGVDVVSLAPAWERYYTLEGDVDRGGLRLEGHEHAFGTDASD